ATCCCGGCGAATAGCTGCAAGTGAGCGCTGGGATAGTTGGATAACTGGCAGGAGAAACCCCGTGTATACTGCTGCCCAGATGGGCCGACTACGGTGCGCCTCGCATATAAACTAGTCAGACTTGAAACATGCCATTGGCGTCATATCTACGCTGCCAGAAACAAATGAGGTGGTGAGATGAAGCTGAAGCATTTAAGCATTATAACAGCATTGGCTGGTCTGGCGATTTTGACCGCTTGTAAAACCACACGGCACGATTTGGCGTTGGCTCCAGTGCATAATTTCGATGCAGATCGATATTTGGGTAAGTGGTATGAACTCGGTCGCATTGAAAACCGCTTTGAAAAAGGTATGAACCAGACAACCGCCCAGTACTCCCTAAACGAGGATGGGACTATAAAGGTTGTTAATGCGGGTTTCGATCCGGCCAAAGGCAAATTCAGAAGTTCTACCGGCAAGGCTAAGTTTGCTGAGGGAGCAGATGTTGGTGCTTTGAAAGTTTCTTTCTTTGGCCCGTTTTACGGCGCTTATAATATCGTGGCGCTTGACCGTAATTATCAATGGTCGATTGTTGCTGGAGATAATCCGAATAAATATTTTTGGGTGCTCTCGCGTCAGCCCAAGCTAACAAATGCGCTGAAATCTGAGGCTTTAAAGGTTGCTAATACCCTCGGTGTTGATCCATCTACAATCATTTGGGTGAAGCAGTAATTTTCGATTTAACGAAGAGAAACAAGACCCGCCACGCTTCGGCGCACCCCGGCGGGTTACTATTTATGGTTTGTGAAAGAGCTTGCAGCGCGTATGGCAGTTAATTCAACCTG
This genomic stretch from Brucella pseudogrignonensis harbors:
- a CDS encoding lipocalin family protein, whose product is MKLKHLSIITALAGLAILTACKTTRHDLALAPVHNFDADRYLGKWYELGRIENRFEKGMNQTTAQYSLNEDGTIKVVNAGFDPAKGKFRSSTGKAKFAEGADVGALKVSFFGPFYGAYNIVALDRNYQWSIVAGDNPNKYFWVLSRQPKLTNALKSEALKVANTLGVDPSTIIWVKQ